A stretch of Xenopus laevis strain J_2021 chromosome 8S, Xenopus_laevis_v10.1, whole genome shotgun sequence DNA encodes these proteins:
- the hmgb3.S gene encoding high mobility group box 3 S homeolog isoform X1, whose product MLSAVYTKCRGVKMAKRDPKKPKGKMSAYAYFVQTCREEHKKKNPEIPVNFAEFSKKCSERWRSMSGKEKSKFEDLAKADKVRYDREMKDFGPVKKGKRNKDPNAPKRPPSGFFLFCSEFRPKIKSTNPGISIGDIAKKLGEMWNNLSDGEKQPYNNKAAKLKEKYEKDVADYKSKGKFDGAKGAPKLARKKEEDYDDDEEEEEDEEDEEEDDE is encoded by the exons ATGCTGAGCGCAGTCTACACAAAGTGTAGGGG agtAAAGATGGCTAAACGTGACCCTAAGAAGCCGAAAGGCAAGATGTCTGCTTACGCATATTTTGTGCAGACATGCCGCGaagaacacaaaaagaaaaatcctGAAATCCCTGTCAACTTTGCAGAGTTTTCCAAGAAATGCTCTGAGAGATGGAGG TCCATGTCGGGTAAAGAGAAGTCAAAGTTTGAAGACCTGGCGAAGGCAGACAAAGTGCGGTATGACAGAGAAATGAAAGATTTTGGACCTGTAAAGAAAGGCAAGAGGAATAAAGACCCAAATGCCCCTAAAAGGCCACC atctggctttttccttttctgctcaGAATTCcgtccaaaaataaaatctacaaaCCCTGGTATTTCCATTGGTGATATTGCAAAGAAACTGGGTGAAATGTGGAATAACCTAAGTGATGGTGAGAAGCAGCCATACAACAATAAGGCAGCTAAACTTAAGGAAAAGTATGAAAAG GATGTTGCTGACTACAAATCTAAAGGAAAGTTTGATGGTGCTAAAGGAGCCCCAAAATTAGCACGGAAAAAAGAGGAAGATTATGACGACgacgaagaagaggaggaggatgaagaggacGAAGAAGAAGATGATGAATAA
- the hmgb3.S gene encoding high mobility group box 3 S homeolog, translated as MAKRDPKKPKGKMSAYAYFVQTCREEHKKKNPEIPVNFAEFSKKCSERWRSMSGKEKSKFEDLAKADKVRYDREMKDFGPVKKGKRNKDPNAPKRPPSGFFLFCSEFRPKIKSTNPGISIGDIAKKLGEMWNNLSDGEKQPYNNKAAKLKEKYEKDVADYKSKGKFDGAKGAPKLARKKEEDYDDDEEEEEDEEDEEEDDE; from the exons ATGGCTAAACGTGACCCTAAGAAGCCGAAAGGCAAGATGTCTGCTTACGCATATTTTGTGCAGACATGCCGCGaagaacacaaaaagaaaaatcctGAAATCCCTGTCAACTTTGCAGAGTTTTCCAAGAAATGCTCTGAGAGATGGAGG TCCATGTCGGGTAAAGAGAAGTCAAAGTTTGAAGACCTGGCGAAGGCAGACAAAGTGCGGTATGACAGAGAAATGAAAGATTTTGGACCTGTAAAGAAAGGCAAGAGGAATAAAGACCCAAATGCCCCTAAAAGGCCACC atctggctttttccttttctgctcaGAATTCcgtccaaaaataaaatctacaaaCCCTGGTATTTCCATTGGTGATATTGCAAAGAAACTGGGTGAAATGTGGAATAACCTAAGTGATGGTGAGAAGCAGCCATACAACAATAAGGCAGCTAAACTTAAGGAAAAGTATGAAAAG GATGTTGCTGACTACAAATCTAAAGGAAAGTTTGATGGTGCTAAAGGAGCCCCAAAATTAGCACGGAAAAAAGAGGAAGATTATGACGACgacgaagaagaggaggaggatgaagaggacGAAGAAGAAGATGATGAATAA